A part of bacterium genomic DNA contains:
- a CDS encoding phosphotransferase, with amino-acid sequence PQIYSVDLNNNVYLVQDLGLFTLYEHMAPIRDKQGFNEEIVTLYEKALSWLPRFQIEAGKTLNYSYCYQHAVFGRESMSWDLQYFQHRFLSLFYKNPIDRDKLQAEFQTLVDHLLEEPPIFFLYRDFQSRNIMVLENETYFIDYQSGRRGALQYDVASLLYDAKADLPEDLRDHLIRCYLQAARSLLPIDRDRFMHYFYSFVLIRVLQAFGAYGYLAGVRGKKGFLKSVPYALKNVKVLLEKAWILQKLPLLQSILNHLVQDTSLHQF; translated from the coding sequence GCCGCAGATATACAGCGTCGATCTGAACAACAATGTGTATCTGGTGCAGGATCTCGGATTGTTCACCCTCTATGAGCATATGGCGCCAATTCGGGACAAACAGGGCTTTAACGAAGAAATCGTCACCCTGTATGAAAAGGCGCTTTCCTGGTTGCCTCGGTTTCAAATCGAAGCGGGAAAAACGCTGAACTACTCGTATTGTTACCAGCATGCGGTCTTCGGCCGCGAATCGATGAGCTGGGATCTGCAGTATTTCCAACATCGATTTTTATCCCTGTTCTATAAAAATCCCATTGATCGGGACAAACTTCAGGCCGAGTTTCAGACCCTGGTGGATCACCTGCTGGAAGAACCGCCGATATTTTTTCTTTATCGCGATTTCCAATCGCGCAACATTATGGTCTTGGAAAACGAGACCTATTTTATCGATTACCAATCCGGCCGCCGCGGGGCGCTGCAGTATGACGTCGCTTCACTGCTCTATGACGCCAAAGCGGATTTACCCGAGGATCTACGCGACCATTTGATCCGCTGTTACCTGCAGGCTGCCCGCTCCCTGCTGCCGATCGATCGTGACCGCTTCATGCACTACTTTTACAGCTTTGTGCTGATCAGAGTGCTTCAGGCGTTCGGCGCCTACGGTTATCTGGCAGGCGTTCGCGGTAAAAAAGGCTTTTTGAAAAGCGTTCCCTATGCCTTGAAAAACGTGAAGGTGTTGCTGGAAAAAGCCTGGATTTTGCAAAAGCTACCGCTCTTACAGTCAATCCTGAATCATCTGGTTCAGGATACTTCGTTGCATCAGTTTTAA